GCGTTTCTACAATCTACCTGCTGCTCCAAGCAGAATGTTATTATTTGCCATCAGCAAAACCTCAATAAAACAGTTCTCtaatcattttttttgtctgtctttttatcaaaaaacaaacattttttaggAGCTTGTTAGCAGTATGTTTGGgtcaatgtttttcttttgatttttgtaTTCTGCCTTTAGAGGAACAGCTTTTTATGCCAGTTTGACAGTAGCTGAAGTGACAATATCTAACTTAAGCAACCAGGACTAGAAAATGTTTAATATCTCTGTTAGCCTGAGTTCCTGTTCCTGTTAAGAGTACTATTTCATTAAACTTGCAGTTAATGCTGCAAAAAGCAATCCAAAAAGTTGTCATTTTATAGTATTGCTTTAAACAGTCAAACTCTGTTGtacatgttgtttgtgtgtaggtgtcttttttttttaaagtggaatTGATTATGAGTAAAACCtccaatctttttatttttgcctCCAGCTCCCTGTTGCCATCACTTTCAGAAGAAATGGGGGATAAGAGACAGCGAGGGACTAAGTGTCTTCAGAGCTCTGTATTGGATGCTGTTCTCAGATTACTCTGCCCATCACACAGTTCCTTAATCTACCAGATCCTGAAGCTGGCACACCAGGAAAACTTGCTGTCATTTCTCAATCACAGACCTGTGGGTCAAATTCAGTCTATCTGCTGTCACTGTGGCGTAAACCCATATAGTAATGTTAACCATAATGCAGTCCCATCAAGTGAATGTAAAGCCCATAACAGCAGCCTTTACTACCCTTCAGTCGATTGTGAACATCAAGGTCTTGGAGGCACAACGTGTCATTCAGGAAACCCCAAGTCTAATTGTAGCATTAGTCTCAACACTACAACAAGCTGTAAACGTGAAGACCCTCTATGCCCAAGCTGTGGCTGTGTGCAGAGCTGCAAGATGGAAACGTATACTGTTCTTGGCCCCAAGAGGCTGCACTGCACTTCCTGTAACAGCCTGGCTCTAGGTCATATGAACAACAAAGTGGGTTCATTTgcatcctctccctctttgtcgaAATCTCCTTTGCTGTGCACTGCTGCAGCTAGTTTATGCCCTTCCTCATCGATCTGCTGTAATGAACACAACCCTCACTCATGTCCCAGTATTTCACACCATGCCTGTCCAATGCAGGTCAGGAATACAATAGAAAGAGGAGTAGGAGATGGTGATCCTCCGTGCCCTGTGCTTAAGAGAGAGCAGAGTCCCTCTCCACCCCCTTTGTCTCCTATCCTTTCAGACATCAATAAGAAGACTGAGGAAAAGCCACCCTCTCTCCTTCACCACAAACAAGAAGAGGAAGCTGACCTGATGCTTAAAGATGATACGGTGAATGCAAACTACCTTGGAGCACGCATTGACACGACAACAGAAGAGGACCAAGAGTGCCAGTCCCCAAGGACTAGTCTTGATGAGCACACTCCAAGCGGGACTTTACTGCAGGATGTTGTGAATCGCTTCAGTGAGAAACTAGAGACAATCAAACCTCTAGAAAAAGACCGACCTCTGGTTCCCACTGCTGTTAATGTCTCTGAAAAGGACTGGTCACAGTCCCCTTCATCCAGTCAGAACTTGCAGTTTCATGCTGATGCTCACCTGACTGAGATCATTACAACAGTTCTTCACACAGGTAGTGCTAGTGACTACAATCTCAGTGAGCTATTCCACCGCCATGAAAGCAAAGAGCCAAAGTCACCGAACACCAGATCCCGTCGTCGCCAAGAAGTCCTCGCTGCCATGGCTACACCAACTTACGATGCTTCAACTAGAAGGCAGACATTACAAATGAAACGAGACCTTGCCATGTTTGACCAGTCCTACAGCAAGAAAAAGGTGCCACTAGCAAAGAGGTCAAAATTTAAAGatgaaaatgttgctgttacTAAATTACATACTTCAGATTTGAAGCATGCTAAAGAGGAGTCTAAAAGAGACATCGAAAAAATGAAACCCGTTGAGGATGATGGAGTTAGGGAGAAACTGCTGAACTTGATCCCAACAGATATTGACAGAGACAAAGTGAAAGAAGAGATTCAGTCAGTAATAGTGACAGAAGAAGTTCAGATCTTCAAAGCTGAGGAGAAATTAGAGGAAATATCTGCCGAGGAAAAAGATCTAACCTCTTGCACTCAAATACTCACGCCTGAGCTGCAGAGCAAGTGTCACGAACAAGGCACAGAGAGCGAAGCTGTACAAACACAGGTGATGCCAGTGAGTTCAGCCTATGTAAAACAGATTGGTAGGCCTCGTAAAAAGGTTCGTACAACTATCAATGCTGGAGGAGAAAGGAATCGCAAAGAAGCTCCATCAGATCCAAATTCTGACAGTGACAATAGACGAGGTAAAGATTGCTTTGGTCCTATTGGAGAGACACAGATATGTCAATCACACCACACCAAGGATTCAAGAAGGTCCAAAAGAAATATAGTCCCTCCGCATCGGTTCTCCTCCTATGTCACTGAGCCCAGGAAAATGTTCTTTGTTGCATGTTTCTCTGAAAGCATCTTTAACCTGAAAAGAAAGGATGACGTTTTGACCGGTGACCAGGATCCCTTACCTGGAGAGCAAGATGCTGTGGACACCTTGTTAGAATCAAGATATGAATCAATAAAGGAAGCTCCTCAGTATTCACTTGATCACACATGTAGGCAATCTGTAATCTCTCATAAGGAGTCAAATTGTATTTCAACAAACTTGATCTTTCCACAAACTACTGATGAAAAGGACTGTCCTACAAAACACTGCTCAAATAATGAGACAGACGGCAAAGACACTGCTGCCAAACCCTTTGGAAGGCTAAGATCATCTGTAAAAAGGCAACAGAACTCTGAGACGGTTTCAAGAACTTCTGAAGAGGTCATCAGTacacctgctgtgtgtgttgagAGCCCTGATAATTCTCAAGTCCATTATACAAGCCCAATAAAGCTCATGTTCGTATCACCAGTGAATGATGAGGAAGGGATCAGATATAGTCTGAAATCAGCCATTTCCAGTTCTAGTGGACAAGCAGAGGACCACTTTGACCCATGTGAAGAGTCGTCATGGTCAGGGGTAcctcagaaacacaagaaacagaACATTGagtctggtacttccagaggaAAATCTATTTCTTCACCACACAAGTCTACTACCTCACCTGCAATATCTGCTACTTCACCATCCAAGTCGGCCACTTCCCCATGCAAGGCAACCTCTTCACCCAGCAAGGCAACCTCTCCACCAAGCAAGTCAACCTCACCAAGCAAGTCAACCTCACCAAGCAAGTCAACCTCTCCACCAAGCAAGTCAACCTCTCCACCAAGCAAGTCAACCTCACCAAGCAAGTCAACCTCTTCACCAAGCAAGTCAACCCCTTCACCACGCAAGTCAACCCCTTCACCAGCCAAGGCTGCCTCCTCACCCAGATCAACTTCATCACCTAAAATAAGTTTAAGAAGATCAGGTGATGGGACTCCAACTAAGCGTGTAGCCAGTCCAGAGAGCCAAAGATCCCCAGGTGACATACTATCTTACCACGAAACCACACCTCCAAAAAGGCGTCCAGGTAGGCCAAAGAAGCTGGGACCACAGCTGGAGCAAAAAGTGAAGAGGCCAATTGGCCGGCCACGCAAACAGAGGACTGTGAATTCAGACATGTGCACTAAAACAGAAAATGGAACATCTATTTTATCACCTGAAATTGAAGAGAATGCCAACAAGAATCTTAAAATAACAGTAGTTTATGGCAGGTCAAGGAGAAACAAGAGAACAGTGTCTGAGGGCTATGACCAGCTGCAAACAGAATTACATGATGCTTGGAAAGCAGTAGGTCTCAGAAGTGACTTGAGCATTTTAATGCAAAACTGTAAGACCAGCTCAGATAATGTCAAAACAGCCTCAACAGAATTGCCAGAGGAACTCAATTTTGTGAGCCCTGCAAAACCGTGTTTGTCTCAATCCAGTAGCAAAGTCAAATGTCAGAAGCGGGAGGATTCTGTGACTTCAAGGAAACCTGGCCGACCGGCAAAGGTTAAAATCTCTGGAATCTCAGTCACAGTAACTACAGTATCACCTCGGCAAcgtaaaattcagataaataaGGATACACGGCTGTCTCCCAAAACATTCATTTATAAGAAAGCACTTCAGCCAGATATGAAATGTGCCAAAGAGCCCTGGACAATCAACCGCCAATCGACAAGCAAAGGCAGTCACACTGAGGAAGGTGAAGATACAAAGGATGATAGTAAAGTCAAACTGCAAAATCATACAGTAGCAGTGCGCCAGTCAATGAGAGTGAGAAAGCCTTCAATCCACTTCTTGCATGCAGTAGCCACTTCCAGTTCAAGATCATACAGCCACAGTAATGCTCTGCTACGGCGCTCTAAGCAATTTCTGCTGAACAAGGTTAGCAATGAACGGAGGCAGGGTGAGCAACAAAACAGTACTCAATCTTCAGGGGGGAAAAGACAGCTCTTTGGACAGGAAAGGAATAACACCTCTGAAGACATGAGCAGAGTGGCAGCGCTGTCTGTGGACTCTATCTTTGCCCAAAAAGAGACACTAAAGTGGTGGGTAGCATCCGCTGaggaaaataatacaaatcagGAGCTTGCCAGGCGGATACGACTCATCTCTGATACCTGGGTGTCAGacgagaagaaagaaaaggaaattgcATTTAATTCAAAAATAGGCACAAAGAGCAGTTTGCTCACCAAAAAGTCAAAACACTCCTCTGTGGTTCGATCGCTGTTTGACTGTCCTCCCGACAAACCAAGGTCCTGTAGTAtgcagcagctctgctcctGGTTTATGCAGACCACAGAGACACAGTCCCTGGCTATTGTTAAGAATGCAAGTTCCCGCAATGCATATGAACTTATGCACTTCCCTCGTTCTGCCAGTACAAAAAGTGTTTGCTACAGTCCTCAGGCAGAGCGACTCCGCAAACACATCAAGAAATTTGCCAAAATCCTGCCAAAAAGTCCTGAGCAACACCAACAGGCTCAAAGAAGGTTGGGGATGAGGACTGAAACACCTCAGTCAACACATAACATAAGGCGTCAGCTTTTCAGTCTGAAGCTGGCAAAAGGCAGGCTCAATCGAGGAGCCCAATGGAAGAAAAGTCAAGCATTTGGCAAATATCAGGTCACCCTTTCTAGAGCAAGGATAAAGTTCTTATCCCAGAAAAATAGAGACGGGTGGCGACAGAGGCAGAATAAGAAAAATCTGAAACGGGCTACCATTGgtcaaaatgaagcagtggtGTCTGGAATACAACCACAACGTTATGCATTACGCAGATCAGCAAAAACGCAATCGTCTGATGGTTTGGAGAACAGTTCTGCCACAAGTTCTGCCGAACAAACACGGGAGCCGGTTGATGTAAGCAAGGGGCAGGAGAACCTATGCTCCAAAGCTTGGAGTCCTGAGACACTGAAGGAATGTAGGGTGTTTCTGAGGAAGATCAACTCTCCGGACAGTGAATCACCTGAGGAAGAGTGGGACTCCTGTACTGTGACACTGGATGACGGGTCCCCCTCAGCATACCACTTTGCAAGAAGGGAGAGAGAACTGGTTGAAGTTgtcaaagctgtgaaaactgaaagaaaacGAAGCTCGAGTAGGAATGCCTCCAGAGAGCTTGCAGGTTCTGCACCTAAACTAGTCCAGGAGCAGAATGAGATGAAACCTGGGAGACAGAATGGCAAATACAAAAGTCCCGGGGTTCCTTCTACCGAACAACCTCCACCACCAGCGAAAATGTTGAGACAATCGCGAATGAGGGGCCTAAGTGGGCCCAGATGGTGCGACTTTGTGTTTGGTAAATACCGTACCTCTTTCTTTATACATCACTAGAGACATACATTTGATTAAAGTCACCACAAACTAACCTGCACTCTTTCTCTTTTGACAGAAACCTAACTGAATCATGAGGCAGCGTCCTACCTGGGAAAAGGGACTGTGTTTTAACGTGGTGCCTTTGGACATTAAGCTGACCACCTGTACTGACCATCCCAATATGGTTTGGTCTTACACTCAGCAATTATGTAGCAGTCTAACTTAAAAGCTTGATGTTGCACTATTTTTACCCTTGGATAAGTATGTACAGAATGTGTCATTTAATTTTCTATTGTCATCTTGCCTTGATCATTTATAATGATCAAATCTAGAAGATCAAATCTTAAGGCAAACCGTTTTCAAGAAGTACTTGAACATTTAGCCCTTTCATAATGGGTGGGAAGAAACAGCTTTGATTTTATAAAGATGGTGTCATCTCCCCTCACAGATACCTCATCATCAAGGCCACAGCAATGACTTCTTTCTACAaatcttaaagggatagttctgtttttttgaattggggttATATGAAGTTCTTGTCAATAGTACCTGTAATAGCCACAGGGGATGCTGGTCGGCTCAGACCCTTTGTGATGAAAGCAGGGGAACCGAAATGGGTGCTGCATATGGGGTCACCCCGACCATGTTATttagctcatttaaaaaaactccaACCAAAGCACTTTTCTTGGTGTAAGTGTATGCTCTATTTGGAAATGTTCCTGCACTTTGCTGTAAGACagctttgtttttgcactactTTGAGCATATATGCATTATTCCCCTTAGATTTACAGTGACAATGAAATGCTGTTTGCAGTGGAAACACATGGCACACCTTTTTCAATCAAACGAGATCAACAGCTCACAAACAGTTGCAGTCTGCATTTCTTACCAACCAGAGTATGCTGATGTACAGAATGCAGCTGTGCTTTTACAGATTTTCTTCAATATTTAGAAGCTTAATCTGCAAACCAGATAAGCCAATTTGAGGTCTTCAAAGTAAGTGTTATACTCTCACTGATTTTTATTGCATAATGACACTTGGTCGTAACAATATGTTCTCCTTCTCAAGATGCAATGTAGGCTGTTGGAGGGGAAGAATGAGccgaagtgaaaaaaaaaaaaaagccattacTATGTCTGCTGGATAATCCTAAGTGTTTGTAGCTACAGATAATGTCAAATCTAAAGCATCTCTGCACTCGTATACCAATTATTAAACAGATCAGTGTAGTGAAGTTGGAAGAACACACTTGAGAGCCATGCAAATAATGAAGGGGCTTTCTGGCAGCAAAGTAAAGTATTGGAAAATTCTGAAATACACTGTACACTAACAGAATGATGTTTTGTGTGGCGTTTGTTACAATTAGCTAAAACATGGTAGAGCTAACCCTACCAGCAGCATTTGATTGCCTGATTGGTTGTTTGCCTGCCATCCACTTCTCCTGTTTTGTCAACA
The Notolabrus celidotus isolate fNotCel1 chromosome 7, fNotCel1.pri, whole genome shotgun sequence DNA segment above includes these coding regions:
- the lcorl gene encoding uncharacterized protein lcorl isoform X1; amino-acid sequence: MAAVQCSKCSAERKGFRRELDSWRHTLIHCVGFESILEGFYGPMLLRDLNLFDDCEPEEVDDWSSDANCSQCPFCNLPLDKSDQVPAAMSPLSSPSDYSPCQASTIYESNQSAYRFLQAVFHKKDVSIGCDSKIPAVAQELMKKMIHQFAKEYASKCLLHTSTHGVTTRTSSPFSETSDAPLDLTVSRTQEEKESESDPDGVLDLSKGNSACSVSSSSNHKASGSLLPSLSEEMGDKRQRGTKCLQSSVLDAVLRLLCPSHSSLIYQILKLAHQENLLSFLNHRPVGQIQSICCHCGVNPYSNVNHNAVPSSECKAHNSSLYYPSVDCEHQGLGGTTCHSGNPKSNCSISLNTTTSCKREDPLCPSCGCVQSCKMETYTVLGPKRLHCTSCNSLALGHMNNKVGSFASSPSLSKSPLLCTAAASLCPSSSICCNEHNPHSCPSISHHACPMQVRNTIERGVGDGDPPCPVLKREQSPSPPPLSPILSDINKKTEEKPPSLLHHKQEEEADLMLKDDTVNANYLGARIDTTTEEDQECQSPRTSLDEHTPSGTLLQDVVNRFSEKLETIKPLEKDRPLVPTAVNVSEKDWSQSPSSSQNLQFHADAHLTEIITTVLHTGSASDYNLSELFHRHESKEPKSPNTRSRRRQEVLAAMATPTYDASTRRQTLQMKRDLAMFDQSYSKKKVPLAKRSKFKDENVAVTKLHTSDLKHAKEESKRDIEKMKPVEDDGVREKLLNLIPTDIDRDKVKEEIQSVIVTEEVQIFKAEEKLEEISAEEKDLTSCTQILTPELQSKCHEQGTESEAVQTQVMPVSSAYVKQIGRPRKKVRTTINAGGERNRKEAPSDPNSDSDNRRGKDCFGPIGETQICQSHHTKDSRRSKRNIVPPHRFSSYVTEPRKMFFVACFSESIFNLKRKDDVLTGDQDPLPGEQDAVDTLLESRYESIKEAPQYSLDHTCRQSVISHKESNCISTNLIFPQTTDEKDCPTKHCSNNETDGKDTAAKPFGRLRSSVKRQQNSETVSRTSEEVISTPAVCVESPDNSQVHYTSPIKLMFVSPVNDEEGIRYSLKSAISSSSGQAEDHFDPCEESSWSGVPQKHKKQNIESGTSRGKSISSPHKSTTSPAISATSPSKSATSPCKATSSPSKATSPPSKSTSPSKSTSPSKSTSPPSKSTSPPSKSTSPSKSTSSPSKSTPSPRKSTPSPAKAASSPRSTSSPKISLRRSGDGTPTKRVASPESQRSPGDILSYHETTPPKRRPGRPKKLGPQLEQKVKRPIGRPRKQRTVNSDMCTKTENGTSILSPEIEENANKNLKITVVYGRSRRNKRTVSEGYDQLQTELHDAWKAVGLRSDLSILMQNCKTSSDNVKTASTELPEELNFVSPAKPCLSQSSSKVKCQKREDSVTSRKPGRPAKVKISGISVTVTTVSPRQRKIQINKDTRLSPKTFIYKKALQPDMKCAKEPWTINRQSTSKGSHTEEGEDTKDDSKVKLQNHTVAVRQSMRVRKPSIHFLHAVATSSSRSYSHSNALLRRSKQFLLNKVSNERRQGEQQNSTQSSGGKRQLFGQERNNTSEDMSRVAALSVDSIFAQKETLKWWVASAEENNTNQELARRIRLISDTWVSDEKKEKEIAFNSKIGTKSSLLTKKSKHSSVVRSLFDCPPDKPRSCSMQQLCSWFMQTTETQSLAIVKNASSRNAYELMHFPRSASTKSVCYSPQAERLRKHIKKFAKILPKSPEQHQQAQRRLGMRTETPQSTHNIRRQLFSLKLAKGRLNRGAQWKKSQAFGKYQVTLSRARIKFLSQKNRDGWRQRQNKKNLKRATIGQNEAVVSGIQPQRYALRRSAKTQSSDGLENSSATSSAEQTREPVDVSKGQENLCSKAWSPETLKECRVFLRKINSPDSESPEEEWDSCTVTLDDGSPSAYHFARRERELVEVVKAVKTERKRSSSRNASRELAGSAPKLVQEQNEMKPGRQNGKYKSPGVPSTEQPPPPAKMLRQSRMRGLSGPRWCDFVFET